In one window of Phoenix dactylifera cultivar Barhee BC4 unplaced genomic scaffold, palm_55x_up_171113_PBpolish2nd_filt_p 000547F, whole genome shotgun sequence DNA:
- the LOC120106499 gene encoding uncharacterized membrane protein At3g27390-like: MDVSEGVLSRLGHLLAFVLVFVLLFILGILKAAVIAPIVFITVVVGNAALIIGLYPCHVVWTCYCILRTKKFGSVLKALILLLMPIPIVLWPISSAIGTLLTGIGFGVGLPLMATFEAVREGVDNKLVSCLTDGTWDSIKGGCTIVRDFKDICFHSYFSVMDGLLEARGETIMNMRLSLVPGCLLAGIVGLLIDVPMLSLIVLYKVPVMLYKGWRQLIRDLIGRSGPFLESVCVPFAGLLILLWPIAVELTALAGILSSFSLGCYAAAVAYQEDSTMSGLLYTISVISTFDEFTNDFLSMREGTCFPRPKYRKTVLSQSPSLPIKHVPEQSDFTPLKHPLIKTASMKMQELKAVVVWDNFFKACDDLGKELVGAGAIWVSDLEAWQNSKNKIVNIGLPSYVFLQCFLRSIKSGSAGFVMRDNVELTNINRPEGRIFDWLFEPMLLLKEQIKAADLQPTEEAHLCKLALYCGDARRLAAWQNGGVPPADEVKRAQLEGLSRRLQGFSLTLSRMPTFRRRFEQVVKALLQEARQRSK; this comes from the exons ATGGACGTTTCGGAGGGAGTTCTGTCACGTCTCGGTCATCTGCTAGCATTTGTTCTCGTCTTCGTGCTCCTCTTCATCCTTGGGATCCTTAAAG CGGCTGTCATCGCGCCGATTGTATTCATCACCGTGGTGGTCGGGAACGCTGCCTTAATCATCGGGCTGTACCCTTGTCACGTCGTCTGGACCTGTTACTGTATCCTGAG AACGAAGAAATTCGGATCGGTGCTGAAGGCTCTTATACTGCTGTTAATGCCGATTCCCATCGTGCTGTGGCCCATCTCCTCGGCGATTGGGACTCTCCTGACGGGAATAGGATTTGGCGTGGGCTTGCCGCTGATGGCAACTTTTGAGGCCGTCAGAGAAGGAGTCGACAATAAGTTGGTTAGCTGTTTGACG GACGGTACCTGGGACTCGATCAAAGGAGGGTGTACCATTGTGCGTGATTTCAAGGACATTTGCTTCCACTCTTACTTCTCTGTCATGGATGGGTTACTCGAGGCGAGGGGCGAGACGATCATGAACATGAG GTTATCACTGGTACCAGGATGCCTATTGGCAGGGATCGTGGGTCTTCTTATTGATGTGCCCATGCTTAGCCTCATAGTGCTTTACAAAGTTCCTGTCATGCTGTACAAAGGATGGAGGCAGTTGATCCGAGATCTTATTGGACGCTCAGGTCCATTTCTGGAAAGTGTTTGTGTTCCCTTTGCCGGACTTTTAATTTTGTTATGGCCTATAGCAGTTGAATTGACTGCTTTAGCAGGGATTCTTTCAAGCTTTAGTCTTGGATGCTATGCTGCTGCTGTCGCATACCAG GAAGATTCTACAATGAGTGGCCTACTGTATACCATATCTGTGATATCAACATTTGATGAATTCACTAATGATTTTCTCTCCATGAGAGAAGGAACTTGCTTTCCAAG ACCCAAGTATCGGAAGACAGTTCTTTCCCAGTCGCCATCACTTCCAATAAAGCATGTTCCTGAGCAGTCtgattttactcctttaaaacACCCACTGATAAAGACAGCTTCAATGAAAATGCAGGAGCTAAAAGCAGTAGTG GTATGGGACAACTTTTTCAAGGCATGTGATGATCTGGGGAAGGAGCTCGTTGGAGCAGGTGCCATCTGGGTATCAGATCTGGAGGCCTGGCAAAATTCAAAGAACAAGATAGTTAACATAGGGCTTCCTTCCTATGTATTTCTGCAGTGTTTTCTCCGTTCCATTAAGAGTGGTTCTGCTGGTTTTGTCATGC GTGACAATGTTGAACTGACAAATATTAATAGGCCAGAGGGAAGAATTTTCGACTGGCTTTTTGAGCCCATGCTTCTTCTGAAAGAGCAGATTAAAGCTGCAGATCTACAACCAACAGAAGAGGCACACCTTTGCAAGTTGGCTCTTTATTGTGGTGATGCTCGGAGGTTAGCTGCATGGCAAAATGGTGGGGTTCCACCAGCTGACGAGGTTAAACGAGCTCAGCTGGAGGGTCTAAGTAGAAG ATTGCAAGGCTTCAGCCTGACCCTTTCAAGGATGCCAACCTTCCGGCGACGGTTTGAGCAAGTTGTGAAGGCACTATTGCAAGAAGCCAGGCAGAGATCAAAGTAA